ACGCTGGGGATCTACCTCTACACAAGGACGCAGGATCCGATGTCGCTGGGTTGGCTGGGGCTTGCCCGCGCGCTGCCGGTCGTCCTGCTTGCGCCTGGCGGTGGCCATCTTGCGGATCGCTTCAACCGGCAGCGGCTATTTGCGTTGACGCTATTGGTGCAGGCACTATGCGGTGCGGTGCTGGCCTTAGCGGCCCTCCGTAACACTGCTTTAACATGGGTGTACGCGGTCATCGTGCTGGAAGCGGCCACCGGGGCAATGGGGACGCCGGCGCGGGCCGCGCTTCTTCCCCTTCTCGTCCCGGCCTCTCAGTTCAGCAAAGCGGTGGCCTGGAACAGCAGTATTTTCCAGTTGGGAACCATGATCGGGCCCGCCCTGGGAGGGGTCATTCTCGGCAAAACCAACAATTTTGCGCTGGTTCTGCTCCTGGTGGCGGCTGCCCGCGCCATCGCTCTGATAGGAATTCTGCTTTTACGTCCGCGACCTCAAATGCGGGAAAGTAGTGGGCGTTCCGCTCAGGAGGAAATCTGGGAGGGGCTCAAGTTCGTGTGGCGGCATAAGCCAATTTTTGGTGCCATCAGCCTGGATCTGTTCGCTGTCCTTTTGGGTGGTGTGACCTATATTTTGCCAATCTTTGCAGAGGATATCCTAAAAGTCGGGGCCACGGGTTTGGGATTCCTCCGCTCGGCGGAGGCGTTGGGGGCGATTACGATGGCCATGATTCTCGCCCATGCGCCCCCCATGCGTCATGCCGGCCGAAATATGCTACTGGCGGTGACCGGGTTCGGACTGGCGACGATCATTTTTGCGCTCTCGCGCAACTTCTGGCTGTCGTTCGCTATGATGTTTCTGATCGGGGCACTGGACAACATCAGCGTGGTGGTGCGGCACACACTCGTGCAGATGCTTACCCCCGACCACATGCGCGGACGCGTTTCCGCGGTCAACAGTGTGTTCATCGTGCTTTCCAATGATCTTGGAGGTCTGGAATCGGGTGTGACGGCGAAACTCTTCGGGGCGGTCGGATCGGCGATTCTTGGGGGTACCGGCGCCATTCTGGCGGTGCTCGTGGCACTCAAGTTGTGGCCGGAGCTGGCCCGAATTGGTCGCCTGGACGAAGTGCAGGCGTTAGATGAATTTCCGGGTCCTTCGGCAGTAGAGAGCCGCGTCAATGTGGCAACGGGCACGTCTTCCGCCCCCCTGGTTTCCGCGAATTCCCAGTGGTGCGCAATTGATGCGCACATGAAGGACAATCCGGAAGGTCCCATGGCGGCACCGCGGCCATAAATCCTCGTCACAGTCGTGTGCCAGGTGGGCGGGGAGGTGTTTTCGCTGGGGCGATGGAGCCATTCCTACCGTCAATTCTTGCCAATGGGCTAGTCGTACAGCGCTTTTCGTTGGGGCTGTGAGATTGGATCGACGGACATTCCGCCGAACCCTGGGGCGGAGAATGCTTGTCTAGATAAAAGACAGCCTAAATGGATAGAAAAAGCCGTTTTGCGGATGGGCTGTAAGGGTAAAAAACTGGCTCAACGGTCGTTTTGTCACGGTGGCGTTTACGCATGTGGGATTGTGGTATGGTATAATCACAGAGTTGGTCATGTTTCACGTCGTCCCCGCTCTGTCGCGTTGAGGACACATCCTTTAGATGGTCATACCTCCCTCGTTGAACGCCTTTCGGCGTTGGGACGTAGGACCGAAATGGCAATCGGGAAGCCCGATTCCGCGGGGCGATTGCAAGGGAGATGAGTAATGCGTATCGCGATCGGCAGTGACCATCGCGGCTCTACATTACGGCACCGATTGATTATCTTTCTGCAGCATCTTGGGCAGGAAGTGGTGGATGTCGGTGTCGACTCGAACAACGGCGTGGACTACCCCGAGGTTGGGGCGGAAGTGGCCCGCCGGGTAGCGTGCCACGAAGTGGATCGGGGCATCCTCATCTCTGCTACTGGTGTTGGGATGGCGATCGTGGCGAACAAGTTTCCCGGTGTCCGGGCAGCGCCATGCTTTGACGAATTGACCGCAGAGATAGGGCGAAGACATAACGACCTCAACGTCCTCTGCCTTCCCGCCGACTTCTTGACGGAATCGCTGGCCGACCGCCTTGTGGAAATTTGGCTCCGCACGGAATTCGAAGGAGGTCGGCATGCCCGGCGACTGAATAAGGTGGCGCGACTGGAGATGGCACGGCGCCATTGCTAACCACAGGATGGAGATTCATCGACGGGAGCCGTCGCCAGTACCACCTCTCCTCGGTACGAAAAACGTGGGTTCAGTGCGGGGCGCGGAAACGCCGGTGCGGATGGTGGGAATTACGCGGTCTCACGGTTGCGTCACTTCGGCGGAGGTACTTTCCCCAGCTCTCTCGTTACCTGCCGATAGACGGTTGAGCCAGGACTTCATCCAGTCAGGTGCGTGGTGATAGGTGTGGGGAATGCCCGGCAGGGGAATGTTGGCAAAGTCGTATTGTTTCCCACCGAAGAAGTTGAGGGCGTAGTAGGCGATCAACAATCCCCCGATTCCACCCAGCACAATGCCCACAATTTCGCCCAGCAGCGATTTCTGTGGCCTGCCTTTGCGAACCCGCTCGCGGTAGTCAAGCTGTTTTTCGTCGGTTTCCAGCTTTGGAAAAGCCACGGCCTCTGCGGATGGTTCGCTCTCCAGAGAGCCTGTGATCGCCTCAAAATCCGCGGCCTGGTCCTCTGAACGGAGGGATTTCAGGTACAGTCGGGTGATCCACCGAGCGGCTGCCAGTCCCAAGGGTTCCCCAGTTTGCTGGACGACCAATTCATTGAGCGGGACCCACTGGTCGGTGTCCGGCAACCTGACCAAAAGGACCTCGTCTTCTGTTTTCGCCTCGGCCTGTGCTTCCGCGGCGCTGCCTTCTTCGGTCGAAGGTGCCGCCGCTTCGGGCAATTCGCAGGTTGCCACAGTTTCCTCAGTAGTTTGATCCTCGGGTGGCAGAAGATCTTGTGGCCCTTCAGGACTGGAAGCGGTCTCCGGTGCGACGGTTGAGATGGTTTCCACTTCGGCGGTGCTATCATTCAACTCGTCGTCAGGCCGGCGGCTCTGTTCTTGCGGCTCGGACTCTGGCTCGTCGGTGGTGGAAACGAGCCGATAATCCTTGGAGGTCGGCAGATCGAGCAGCTCGTCCTCGGGCAATTCGAAAACTTCTTCCTCCACGGCCTCAGTGGTTTCTGCGGCTTCAGAAGATGGTTCTTCGATTTCCTGCGGGTTGGGAAACTCACCGGTTTTCGCCGTCTCGAAGGAAGAGACCATATCCGCCGGAGCAGGCGATCTCTCTGCTGCTTCTTGCTGTTTCAGGATCGAGGTGTCAGAACCTGTTTCGGTTCCGGCCTCGGTGAAGTCAAAAACCTCGCTCTCGCGATGGGTTTCATTTTGAGATGACTGCCTGTCCGGGAGAGATGGCGATTCACCTTCTCGCCGAGGAGTTGTCTGATCGGAACTGGCCATCCTCGCACCGCCTCCACGGGAAAAACGTTACCATGTTCCGCGTGACTGTCGTTCAGCACCGGCTCACAATTTGAGTATAACTTCCCCGACTCCTTTCTGGTAATCCGAAGGTGCGAAAGAAGGCAGCTATTTTTCCCGAGGGGAAGTCATTCGCCGCCGAAGCCACCATTGAGCGAAATCCAGCTTCGCTCACTTCGGTCTTGGGAAGCCAAGGGCATTTGCAGCGACGAGGCGAGCCTCGGGGTGAAACAGACCGAGAATGGTTGTACGAGGTTCCACACCGCGGACGCAAACTTTCCGTGCTTTGCATCCGGTCGGTTGTCGGAAGAGTCAGAGGATATGGGGTTTTTCGTCGCCAATTTGTCGGCTCTACGAAATGGTTGCCGAAAGCCCTGCCACCCGTATGACCGGGAAACCGTTCGTTGTATTCTAGGTGTACCGGTATTTCCCGGCATTCTTGCGCGAAGTATGTGGATTGATGTGGTGGAGGAGATCGGCCATGGCGGAAACGGCGTTTCCCCGCTTCGAAGATATCCTGGCACTGTGTAAGGAATCGGATTCGGAATTCGCGGTCCGAGTCGTGGACGAGCTCTTGAAATGGGCTGGGGAGCTTGACGCGAGCGATCTCCACCTCAATCCCCTGGAGGACGGACTGGAGGTCCGTGTCCGTGTCGACGGGGTTCTCCACCGGGCGGGGACACTGCCGGCCTTCGCGCAGCGGAAGGTCATCACGCGAATGAAAGTTTTGGCTGATCTGCTGACCTACCGGAGCGACATCCCGCAGGAAGGCCGAATACGCCGACCGGTGGGAGGGCCGGAAGTCCGTATCAGCACCTTTCCCTCTCTTTACGGCGAACGCGTTGTAGCCCGATTTTTCCCGGAGGAGACCCGATTCAAACTGCTCGACGACCTCGGATTTCCCCAGCGCATCACGGAGTTGTTGAAAAAGTTGTTGCGGGAAACCTCGGGAGCGATCTTCATGACCGGTCCCGCCGGTAGCGGCAAGACCACCACAATGTATGCCTGTTTACGGGAACTGGTGCAGGAGGAAATCCCGCGGAGCATCATCACGATCGAGGATCCCATTGAAGTGGCCATTCCTGGTGTCATCCAGAGCCAGGTGGAACCGCGTGTGGGGCTGGATCTCAGTGCGGCCCTGCGTTATCTGATGCGTCAGGACCCGGAGGTTGTGGCGGTCGGGGAGATACGTGATCGCGCCACGGCTGAGGCGGCGGTGGAGGCCTCTCTCACGGGGCATCTCATTTTGAGCACTTTTCATGCAGGCGGGGCTGCGGAGTCTGTGGGCCGACTTCTCGACATGGGTATTGAGCCCTACCTCATCCGCAGCGGCGTTCTGGCGGTCCTTTCTCAGCGGCTGCTCCGCCAGGTGTGTACGTGCAGCGAGTGGACGGACGACCCCCAGGCCGCATTGGGGTTGCCGGTCGACCGCGTGCGGGTTGCCCGGGGCTGTCCAGAATGCCGCAATACCGGTTACACGAACCGATTTTCCATCGCCGAGATCTTGCTCCTTCAAGACGAGAGAATAGCTCGGGCGGTACTTGAGTGCGTTGATGTTGTGACGCTGGAGAAATTGGCCCTGGAACAGGGGATGGTTTCGCTCTGGGACTCGGCTGTGCAGGCCGTTAAAGAAGGGCGGACGACGCCTGTGGAAGTGCGGCGTGTCCTTGGTTGGAGTGACTACTGGAGAATTCTGGAGTGACGCTCCCAGAGGATGTGAGCGAAAGCTGAACGGTGCGCTTGTGTGATAAGTCGTTTCCGAGTGTTCTGCCGGGCCATCCGCGAGTTGCCTATCCTGCCAGGAGTTGTCGGAGCCCCATCCAGGCGCCGGCGAGTCCGGCAATGAGAAGCGCTGCGGCGGAAATCCACAGGCAGATGTCCCACAGAATTCCCGGCCGCAGGGCCGGCGAGCATTCCCAATAGCGGTAATGGAGAGCTGTACCCGCCAGCATGGGCAGCATGATGGCCTGCATGAAACCGCTGGCCACGATCAGCCCCACGGGTTCCCGATAACAAAGACACGTGATGAGGGCAAACAGGGGGAATCCGATGGCGAAAGCCGTCACCCATCGTTGAGGTGGACCATGCTCGCCAGATTTTCCTGTGACAACAATGGCCACCGCGTCCGCCGCCACGCGGGAGTGCCCGGCCATCGCCGAGAAAAAGGTGGAATACAGAACTGCAAACGCGCCCGTCAGGAAGAAAAGTTTCGTCCAGTTTCCGAAGACAGGCACGTACATCTCGCTGAGATGGGCAATCATCTGAGCCCCGCTGGGAATCAAGTTTGCTCGATGGAGAATGGCGGCGCCGAGAATGTAGAAAGCAGCGGTAGCGAAAGTGTAAATGACCATGGACAGGAAGGCATCCGCTCGCATGACACGCATCCATCCCAGAGCTCGAGATACCCACGCGGAAGAACCATCGTAGCGTCCGGTATAGCGGGCATAGCCTTTCTCCAGGCACCAGTAGGGGTAGGTGATGAGTTCGTTGGTGCCCATTCCAATGATTCCAAAAGTTGCCAGAGCGGTGCCCAGGGCTGCCCAACGGTTAGCGCCCGGCGGTAACTGGAAGCTCAGCCCGCTGGCAAGGTCGCGCCATGTGATCGCCCAGCTCGGCTGGAATTGCAGAGCCACCACGCAAAAGATGGTCACGAGGGTGAAAACCGCCACCAGGATGGTGCAGACCCACTGGATCAGGCGATAACGCCCGTATGTCAACAGCGGAATCGACCCTAGACAGATGACCACCGCCCAGAGAAGATCGTCCGTGAGCCAGAAGGCCCCCACGCCATAATTGGGCCGCGGTCGTCCCAGCCGTTGCCGTACTTTCGTCTCGATTTCAGAACGTGCGGGAAGTTGACCGGTTTGGCGAAGTTCGGTCAGGATCTCCTCCCGCACCCGGGCGGCTTCAGTATCCCATTGCTCCTGGGCGGCGAGCAATCGCGTGAAGCTGCCGTTAATGGGGAACGCCAGCGCGAGCGCCTGGCCCACCCCGTGAGCGATTCCGCCGAGCTGAGCAAGGCTCACCACAAACATGACGACCCAGTACCACAGCATCCAGTGCACGCGAAGGCGAGGACCGGGAAGTCGGTTGATCGCCAGCAGGGTGGTCTGACCGGACTGGATGGCATAGCGCCCCAGCTCGACCTGCACAAAAACTTTGCTCACGCAGCCCAGAATGATCAGCCAGAGCAGAGTGAACCCCGCCTCCGCACCCGTGCGGGGGGTCAAAATCAGTTCTCCAGAACCCACGACAGCCGCCGCGATGATCATTCCCGGCCCCATGCGGAGAAGCATCTCCAGGAAATGCCGGGGCGGCGGTCGCATACCTTCGTCAGTTTGCTCGGGGGAAGACGCGACCGGCCCCGCAATCACCGGAGCTGCGCGAGAGTCGTCTGCATCGCGATCGGCCATTTTTCCCATGGTTGGGAATGGAAACCGGGAACAATCTTCAGGACATCTTTGCTGTTAAAGTCTGAACGCCTGTTTGCCGGGCTTCGAGCGTCCGTCATTGTAAAAAACAGCCGCCCGCACTGCCAGGCATGGACACGCTGACCGAGTCCGTTGCGTTGTCCCCATCTCGCGTGATTGACGGGACTTCCGAAAGGTCTGGAAAATGCCCTCCCCGCGGGAGATGCGGCAAACAGGGTGCTTTTTCCCCTCCTGGAGCAATTTTTCTCGATTTTTCGACCAAGCCAGCGAATAAGCGGGGAAAGCTTGTCACGCTCCACCTTTCCCAGATACGGACCTGACAAGCAGATCCCTCCGAAGCACGTCCCTCGGGGGTTTTGCGGAGGGGCACGCTTGTCGTGCCCGTTGCGTGTAGAGAAGCAGCGCCCGCAGTAAGACGCAGGATAGCTCCAACGGACCTGACAAGCAGGTCCCTCGGAGGTTTTGCGGAGGGGCCGGGATTCTTCCGGAGGGGCACGCTTGTCGTGCCCGGGGTCAGTTGGCATGTCGCGGCGTCAGCCTTGGTAGGGGCAATTCATGAATTGCGCCTACCGGTGAACGCTGAGAGTACCCATTCTGTGTGGAGAAGCAGACCCCTCCCGACTTCCAACATACGGACCTGACAAGCAGGTCCCTCCGAAGTACGTCCCTCGGAGGTTTTTGCGGAGGGGCACGCTTGTCGTGCCCGATCTGAGCTGTAAAGCCTTCGCGTGCGGAACGGTTCTCGCGGGAGGGCGTTCTGCAAAAGCTGCGTGTCCGGGGCGCGGCAAAACGCTAGATCACGTCGTTTTTCCCGTTCAAATACGATCTTCCCGCCCCTGGAACAGGGCTTTTTAGCTCCTTGCGTTAGGCAGTCCCATGATCCTTCTCCTGCGCGAACTCCCGATTTTATCCAGTCTCTCAATCTTTTGACCTCTCTCTCGCCAAGATAAGGCACAACGCAGATGGCTCCGATTGTCATCCGGCCCCACTGTCGTCGGGTCATGGATCAATAGGGTTCACCTGATATTTCGCAAAAAAGCCTCAAGTTTGCGGCCAGAGAATGGACTGAACTTTGCGAACATCGACCTGTCGCGGGGTGGAACCGCACTGAACAGCCACTGCGGCGGCAGTACCGGCGGCCGCTCCAATGGCCATGGCAATTTGCTGAACCCGGTACGAGGCGTGGGCATCGTGGCTGCCGCTGATGCATCGTCCTGCGAGAAGGAGATTGTCAATGGTTTTCGGAACGAGACAACGATAGGGGATGTCGTACGGCTTTACCCTTTGAGCGAAGCCCTCAGCCTGACCCGGCCCCGCTGGATTGTGAATATCGATCACAAAATTCGCGCTTTTGACCACGGCATCCGGGTGTTTTCGGCCGGCGAGAAGATCATCGCGGGTGAGGTAGTATTCGCCCAGGAATCGGCGCGTTTCACGCACGCCGATCACTGCCGGCATTGCAGCAATGGAGGCGTCCTTATAACCTGGGGCAAACTGGCGAAGGACTTCAAGAACCTGGAGGGCCTGGCGTCGGCCTTCGAGTTCAGCCTTTGTCAGATCCGCCACCTTCGTGCCATCCACCTGATTAACCTGTGTGGCATTGACAACGACACAGCCAGGGCGGTGCCCGCGATACGTGCGGATGACGCCCACATTGGCCGGCAGCATACCCGCCTTCTGGGCATTGTGGACGACCTGTTCCCATGTCAAATCGCCGATTTTGATTCGGGTTGCTTCTTCTTCACTCCCACAGAAGAGGGCGTTGTCCCAATCGACGCCAGCGACGGTGAACATGATGCTCATGGGTTGCAGAAGTCCGTCGCTAGCTCGGCCTTTTTCGAACTGAGCACCAGCCGCGCAAGCGACATCACCATCCCCCGTAGCGTCGATGATGACTTTAGCTTCGACGGTGAAGATTCCCTCCTTGCTCAGGAATCGCACACCGTGGACAGAGTTCCCCTCCTTCACAACATCAAAGACCCAAGAGTGGAGCAGAATCTCTCCCCCTGCTTCTTCCACAAGTGAAGCGTATTGCAAGTCCAAAAGTTCCGGGTTGCATCGCGGGCCGCCGATGCGTTTCAGGACCTCGCGGACAAAGGGGCTATCGGAAGAACCCATGAGAGGTCCCACCCGGGCATGCACGGCCATGCCACCAAGACGGCCATAGCGCTCAAGGAGAAGCGTTTTGACACCCTGCCGGGCAGCCATCACCGCCGCCGCCATCCCGGCCGGACCGCCACCACAAACAAGGACGTCTGTAGAGATCGCACCGATGGGAGCAACCTCGGCAGCCTGCAATTGATTGACCAGGGGCAAGGAAAGCCCAACGGCAGCGGTACTGGAGCCGAGGAAAAGCCGCCGGCTGAAGGTGGATCTTGGCATCACCAACACCCCCTTTTTTGACCTTGTTCGGTCGGGTTGAGAACCGTTCGGATGGTTCTGGCTTTATAGCCGCTGCTCAGGGCCCTTCATACGGTTGATTTGGCGTGGGGGGAGGAAGGACCCAGTCGTCGGGGATCACGAAGTTCTGTTCGCTGGGGCCGGTGGGCAGGTCAGCCGAGGTTTCGTAATCCGGGAATAAGAGCGTCCCCTGCGGGAAGAACTCGTCACCGGAGTCTTTCCCCGTTAAACCCGTAATGCGGACCTTATGCGGTCCGCCAATATGCCCAACGCCGCTGGTGCGGGAGTCGTATCGTCCGTTTTCGAATTGAATCGTGACAGCCGGTCCCGAATTCCCCTTGGATGCGTCAGGGATGAACGTGATCGAACCGGCTGGAACTGGCTGGCCTCGATAGGTAATGGTTCCTGAGATCCGATTCTTGCGTGGATCATTCTTTCCACACCCCTGGAAGAGAACCAAACAGCCAATGGCAGCACAGATCAACAAAGTTTGCGATTGCCGAAGCGGAGTCATCATCCCGGTTCCTTTCCTGTCCCAAGGCTGGTGTGTCTGTCGAGAAGGGTGCGAACACATACCCCTGTCATTGCGACTGGAGTGACTCTCCACCATCCTTGCTGCCCAGGGCAAGGTAAATGCCGAAATCGATTGTCTCGGAAACGAAGCGTGCCGACCCATCGGCATTGACGAATTGGCATCCTCCGGGATGGAAACTACCGAAAGCGATTCCATTCCAGATCGATTCGTTTTTCGAGTTGATCGGGAAGCGAAGATATTTGGACAGAAGGTAGAGGGTGCCACGACTATCCTGAAATTTGCCCCGCGTCCAGGCACGGTACTTGGTCATCTGCGACCAGGAAATCTCCCCAAGCAACAAAGTGTTTGAAGTCCCGTCGGTGATATCCGCCATACGGCTCGAATACTGCCACATGATTCCCTGATCACATTCGCCACCAAAAGCCTGGGTTGTGTTACGGCATTTGTAGGTCTGGTTGGTCGTGGGGTTAGTACCATACGGTCCGAGGATCCCGTAGTAATGAACTGTGTAAACCTTCTGGCCACCGGGGTTCGGCCAGATTTCCGAAGCATATTCCGTTCGGTCCTGAATTCCCGACGGGCAGATATAGACTGGGATGCGGTTGGCGGCGTGCTTGATCTTGCCCGGCATTGTATAACTGCCCGCCGTCCAGTCCATCTGGTCGTAAATCGGCTTTTGCTCGATGAAGGCCAGGATGGACGCCGTCCACCCCAATTCGTTGGCGATCATTCCGGGCAAGGGAAACTGACCCCATACGTCGTGGTAGTTCTGAAAGCCAAGGCCCAATTGGCGGAGATTGTTGACACACTGAGACCGCCGGGCGGCTTCGCGAGCCGCCTGCACCGCAGGCAACAAGAGCGCAATCAGAATGCCAATAATGGCGATGACGACCAATAATTCC
This is a stretch of genomic DNA from Thermogutta terrifontis. It encodes these proteins:
- a CDS encoding MFS transporter, with translation MNQPDTEEPSNQRTSVWSSRPYRIYAPSWFAMVLANQIEMVTLGIYLYTRTQDPMSLGWLGLARALPVVLLAPGGGHLADRFNRQRLFALTLLVQALCGAVLALAALRNTALTWVYAVIVLEAATGAMGTPARAALLPLLVPASQFSKAVAWNSSIFQLGTMIGPALGGVILGKTNNFALVLLLVAAARAIALIGILLLRPRPQMRESSGRSAQEEIWEGLKFVWRHKPIFGAISLDLFAVLLGGVTYILPIFAEDILKVGATGLGFLRSAEALGAITMAMILAHAPPMRHAGRNMLLAVTGFGLATIIFALSRNFWLSFAMMFLIGALDNISVVVRHTLVQMLTPDHMRGRVSAVNSVFIVLSNDLGGLESGVTAKLFGAVGSAILGGTGAILAVLVALKLWPELARIGRLDEVQALDEFPGPSAVESRVNVATGTSSAPLVSANSQWCAIDAHMKDNPEGPMAAPRP
- the rpiB gene encoding ribose 5-phosphate isomerase B, translating into MRIAIGSDHRGSTLRHRLIIFLQHLGQEVVDVGVDSNNGVDYPEVGAEVARRVACHEVDRGILISATGVGMAIVANKFPGVRAAPCFDELTAEIGRRHNDLNVLCLPADFLTESLADRLVEIWLRTEFEGGRHARRLNKVARLEMARRHC
- a CDS encoding GspE/PulE family protein translates to MAETAFPRFEDILALCKESDSEFAVRVVDELLKWAGELDASDLHLNPLEDGLEVRVRVDGVLHRAGTLPAFAQRKVITRMKVLADLLTYRSDIPQEGRIRRPVGGPEVRISTFPSLYGERVVARFFPEETRFKLLDDLGFPQRITELLKKLLRETSGAIFMTGPAGSGKTTTMYACLRELVQEEIPRSIITIEDPIEVAIPGVIQSQVEPRVGLDLSAALRYLMRQDPEVVAVGEIRDRATAEAAVEASLTGHLILSTFHAGGAAESVGRLLDMGIEPYLIRSGVLAVLSQRLLRQVCTCSEWTDDPQAALGLPVDRVRVARGCPECRNTGYTNRFSIAEILLLQDERIARAVLECVDVVTLEKLALEQGMVSLWDSAVQAVKEGRTTPVEVRRVLGWSDYWRILE
- a CDS encoding Nramp family divalent metal transporter, which encodes MADRDADDSRAAPVIAGPVASSPEQTDEGMRPPPRHFLEMLLRMGPGMIIAAAVVGSGELILTPRTGAEAGFTLLWLIILGCVSKVFVQVELGRYAIQSGQTTLLAINRLPGPRLRVHWMLWYWVVMFVVSLAQLGGIAHGVGQALALAFPINGSFTRLLAAQEQWDTEAARVREEILTELRQTGQLPARSEIETKVRQRLGRPRPNYGVGAFWLTDDLLWAVVICLGSIPLLTYGRYRLIQWVCTILVAVFTLVTIFCVVALQFQPSWAITWRDLASGLSFQLPPGANRWAALGTALATFGIIGMGTNELITYPYWCLEKGYARYTGRYDGSSAWVSRALGWMRVMRADAFLSMVIYTFATAAFYILGAAILHRANLIPSGAQMIAHLSEMYVPVFGNWTKLFFLTGAFAVLYSTFFSAMAGHSRVAADAVAIVVTGKSGEHGPPQRWVTAFAIGFPLFALITCLCYREPVGLIVASGFMQAIMLPMLAGTALHYRYWECSPALRPGILWDICLWISAAALLIAGLAGAWMGLRQLLAG
- a CDS encoding FAD-dependent oxidoreductase — encoded protein: MPRSTFSRRLFLGSSTAAVGLSLPLVNQLQAAEVAPIGAISTDVLVCGGGPAGMAAAVMAARQGVKTLLLERYGRLGGMAVHARVGPLMGSSDSPFVREVLKRIGGPRCNPELLDLQYASLVEEAGGEILLHSWVFDVVKEGNSVHGVRFLSKEGIFTVEAKVIIDATGDGDVACAAGAQFEKGRASDGLLQPMSIMFTVAGVDWDNALFCGSEEEATRIKIGDLTWEQVVHNAQKAGMLPANVGVIRTYRGHRPGCVVVNATQVNQVDGTKVADLTKAELEGRRQALQVLEVLRQFAPGYKDASIAAMPAVIGVRETRRFLGEYYLTRDDLLAGRKHPDAVVKSANFVIDIHNPAGPGQAEGFAQRVKPYDIPYRCLVPKTIDNLLLAGRCISGSHDAHASYRVQQIAMAIGAAAGTAAAVAVQCGSTPRQVDVRKVQSILWPQT
- a CDS encoding DUF1559 domain-containing protein; its protein translation is MMKRKAFTLVELLVVIAIIGILIALLLPAVQAAREAARRSQCVNNLRQLGLGFQNYHDVWGQFPLPGMIANELGWTASILAFIEQKPIYDQMDWTAGSYTMPGKIKHAANRIPVYICPSGIQDRTEYASEIWPNPGGQKVYTVHYYGILGPYGTNPTTNQTYKCRNTTQAFGGECDQGIMWQYSSRMADITDGTSNTLLLGEISWSQMTKYRAWTRGKFQDSRGTLYLLSKYLRFPINSKNESIWNGIAFGSFHPGGCQFVNADGSARFVSETIDFGIYLALGSKDGGESLQSQ